The Pelmatolapia mariae isolate MD_Pm_ZW linkage group LG9, Pm_UMD_F_2, whole genome shotgun sequence genome has a segment encoding these proteins:
- the LOC134635050 gene encoding GTPase IMAP family member 7-like, translating into MASFPAGPDLRIVMIGKTGVGKSAVGNTILGCERFRSCPLSVSVTEFCEKGVTQWGNRVVSVVDTPGILDTSKSDEFIKSEIVKCVEVSCPGPHVFLLVIQIGRFTREEKNSVEALQELFGPEANKYMIVLFTRGGDLGGISIEQYVRDAEPGLKRIIQSCGKRYHVFDNTSSDRRQVVELIKKIDKMMVLNKGTHYTDAMYKEVEEARKKGVTLQQYKFTEPLCKRIKLFRIILGKD; encoded by the exons ATGGCTTCATTTCCAGCAG GTCCCGATTTGAGGATTGTGATGATTGGAAAAACTGGTGTGGGTAAGAGTGCTGTTGGGAACACCATCCTGGGATGTGAGCGTTTCAGATCTTGTCCTTTGTCTGTATCAGTGACTGAGTTTTGTGAAAAAGGTGTGACACAGTGGGGTAACAGAGTAGTTAGTGTTGTAGACACACCAGGGATCCTGGACACCTCAAAATCAGATGAGTTCATCAAAAGTGAAATCGTTAAATGTGTTGAAGTCTCCTGTCCCGGTCCTCATGTGTTCCTGTTGGTCATCCAAATCGGCCGATTCACGAGAGAAGAGAAAAACTCAGTGGAAGCCCTGCAGGAGCTGTTTGGCCCCGAGGCAAACAAGTACATGATTGTGCTCTTCACCCGAGGTGGTGATCTTGGAGGCATATCCATAGAGCAGTATGTACGTGATGCTGAGCCAGGGCTAAAGCGCATCATCCAAAGCTGTGGAAAAAGGTACCACGTCTTTGACAACACCAGCAGCGACAGAAGGCAGGTGGTGGAGCTCATCAAGAAGATCGACAAAATGATGGTATTAAATAAGGGCACGCACTACACAGACGCCATGTATAAAGAGGTGGAGGAAGCACGCAAAAAGGGAGTAACACTGCAGCAGTACAAGTTCACTGAGCCATTGTGTAAACGTATCAAACTTTTTCGCATCATTCTTGGGAAAGATTAA